From Clavelina lepadiformis chromosome 9, kaClaLepa1.1, whole genome shotgun sequence, the proteins below share one genomic window:
- the LOC143471018 gene encoding claspin-like isoform X3, protein MTLFVDDADHHMESASTTESPTAKKKTKRITRFEESSDDSDHDEGISQDINYSTKGKSPTICPQFSDFESDDDIGGNKVTKSIEKKLRKRLARIAESSDESDDESDFAKTKVLEEEESKNILHDDEDVINKQHQITSSANGLDVLKPKIPETKALVSSVESNSSSSDDEDLNVPCDKQHSFGIVPTCSNHSDVNDDSTDKTSKIQSAESEGNDSDIDSAISESESSDDDSPPLRIFRNKDAAAINSRGYDSGNDLSSDEERDGNEYSTNLPHVNKPRKRPGPSNLEIKSETQRLIRESNLNLPYYVPETKKLSQFLKRPIGFQETLPVCEHKETPTEPSSDEVKLPNIQQSDDLSQEELRDSGIGLNEANTLEKNEDTPNKDEPEAEAFATPAQRKKAKLLASHGITLPTLNAPKAKISPRQRKDFVDLDENVKAETPNTGVSKFMERFLKHSSAQKSASSKKKKVQFNIVRKEERVDGTGVDLVSDVITATEESKEETDDFSGTPSQKYQSFRQKLAEKMKQRRLIERKKREELYQLDNEEIGKVEEEEEELDDDWSDIDSEEEGYEESEEKKVKDLSKNHIIDDEEEEESKGTGNDLEEDDDATQPVPPEATLSNGSTMSKTSQATAKSDILFPHLSSEGSLLLFDDTIKKPNSSNDDDHTYDPLYGSMIPPNQPEISDISDSSKPCKLSYDDDSYFCSERSTNISTNESQSRTDCDSQFLDSDGFIKEPKTSKSLTSLLPVDAEDDNANDCNMSQLLELCSGKFQESGISQTESFSEIAAIDESFGFQIEPAKFISAEPTNFSDEENISDPEDAGITIIRRKKDVTQRMMRNFLEEEAELSGDDVGSDDDCEGNEKDNYYEEEENDEILPREEVMQRQVNKVHLKQLLDEDQRDIELLQEAFVEEAIELKRNRKFKWKNIDNNFTQDNFLSDDDENDSNHDNESREQELRENGESQWRMLRLEREEFLNSKTSDQVIEDDSESRLLQMGKAVIKRPRVLSEINEDSKGTKTPTLSRSNSLTTSKLPSRNSFLCRKPEILEKFANYKEATVLKGAINSDRMVFKALSPSNKIKHQKARKAPKCLQSSKRPRIDEDSNSVFDLFDS, encoded by the exons atgaCATTGTTTGTTGATGATGCTGACCACCATATGGAAAGTGCAAGTACCACAG AGTCACCaactgcaaaaaagaaaacaaaacgcATCACAAGGTTCGAAGAGTCATCAGACGACTCCGATCATGAT GAGGGTATATCACAAGATATAAACTACAGCACAAAAGGCAAAAGCCCCACGATTTGCCCACAGTTTTCTGATTTTGAGTCAGATGATGACATAGGAGGAAATAAAGTTACTAAAA GCATTGAAAAGAAGCTCAGGAAACGCCTAGCTAGAATTGCCGAGTCATCAGATGAATCCGATGATGAAAGTgattttgccaaaacaaaA GTGTTAGAAGAAGAAgaatctaaaaatattttacatgaCGATGAAGATGTGATCAACAAGCAACATCAAATCACATCTTCTGCTAATGGTTTAG AcgttttaaaaccaaaaattccTGAGACAAAGGCACTAGTTTCATCTGTGGAATCTAATAGCAGCTCTAGTGACGATGAAGatttaaat GTGCCATGTGATAAACAACATAGTTTCGGTATAGTTCCCACATGTTCTAACCATTCTGATGTAAACGATGACTCGACAGACAAAACGTCAAAGATCCAATCAG CAGAAAGCGAAGGAAATGATTCAGACATCGATTCTGCTATTTCAGAGAGTG AATCATCAGACGATGACAGTCCTCCATTGAGAATCTTTCGAAACAAAGATGCCGCTGCAATAAATTCTCGTGGCTATGAT AGTGGAAACGATCTGTCCTCTGATGAGGAGAGAGATGGAAACGAATATTCTACTAATCTACCTCATGTTAACAAGCCTCGCAAGCGACCTGGACCGAGTAATTTGGAAATTAAAAGTGAAACACAGCGACTCATAAGAG AATCCAATTTAAATCTTCCCTATTATGTTCCCGAAACAAAGAAGCTTTCCCAATTTTTGAAGCGTCCGATTGGTTTTCAGGAAACTTTGCCAGTTTGT GAGCACAAAGAAACTCCAACTGAGCCATCCTCAGATGAAGTTAAGCTTCCCAACATCCAGCAGTCTGATGATCTTTCTCAAGAGGAGTTGAGAGATTCTGGTATAGGCCTCAACGAAGCCAACACACTTGAGAAGAATGAAGACACTCCAAACAAAGATGAACCGGAAGCAGAGGCTTTTGCTACTCCTGCTCAGAGGAAGAAAGCAAAGCTACTTGCTTCTCATGGGATCACTCTTCCTACTTTAAATGCTCCAAAAGCCAAAATATCACCCAGACAAAGAAAAG ACTTTGTAGACCTGGATGAGAATGTGAAAGCCGAAACACCAAACACAGGAGTTTCGAAGTTCATggaaagatttttaaaacattcttCCGCACAAAAATCAGCTTCGTCAAAGAAGAAGAAAGTTCAATTCAA CATTGTACGTAAAGAAGAGCGTGTGGATGGCACTGGAGTTGATCTTGTGTCTGATGTCATCACGGCGACAGAGGAATCAAAAGAAGAAACAG ATGATTTTTCGGGAACGCCTTCTCAAAAATATCAATCTTTCCGACAGAAGTTGGCTGAGAAAATGAAACAGAGAAGATTGATTGAAAGGAAAAAGAGAGAG GAGTTATACCAACTGGATAACGAGGAAATTGGGAAAGTTgaggaagaagaagaagagctTGATGATGATTGGTCAGACATCGATTCCGAAGAGGAAGGCTATGAAGAGTCGGAagagaagaaagttaaagattTGTCCAAAAATCACATAATAGATGatgaggaggaggaggaatcAAAAGGAACAGGAAATGATCTTGAAGAAGATGATGATGCAACACAGCCAGTACCACCAG AAGCCACTTTGTCAAATGGTAGCACAATGTCAAAAACATCACAAGCCACTGCAAAAAGTGATATTTTATTCCCTCATCTTTCAAGTGAAGGGTCTTTACTCCTGTTTGATGATACCATAAA GAAACCTAATAGTAGTAACGATGATGATCACACATATGACCCATTATATGGTTCAATGATCCCGCCCAATCAACCTGAGATCTCAGATATTTCTGATTCTTCAAAACCATGTAAA CTGAGCTACGACGACGATTCTTATTTCTGTTCTGAACGTTCAACCAATATTTCCACCAATGAATCTCAATCACGAACGGATTGCGACTCCCAGTTCCTTGACTCTGATGGGTTTATAAAAgaaccaaaaacttctaag TCGTTGACTTCTCTTTTGCCCGTTGATGCAGAGGATGACAACGCAAATGACTGCAACATGTCGCAACTGCTCGAACTTTGTTCGGGAAAATTTCAAG aatCTGGAATTAGCCAAACCGAGAGCTTTAGTGAAATTGCCGCCATTGATGAAAGTTTTGGATTTCAAATAGAACCAG CAAAATTTATAAGTGCAGAACCAACCAATTTCTCTGACGAAGAAAATATCAGCGACCCTGAG GATGCTGGCATTACCATCATCAGAAGAAAGAAGGATGTTACTCAAAGAATGATGAGGAATTTTCTTGAAGAGGAAGCCGAATTATCAGGAGATGATGTTGGGAGCGACGATGACTGTGAAGGAAACgaaaaag ATAATTATTATGAAGAAGAGGAGAATGATGAAATTCTTCCTCGGGAAGAAGTCATGCAGAGACAG GTCAACAAAGTTCACCTGAAGCAACTTCTAGACGAAGACCAAAGGGATATCGAATTGTTGCAAGAAGCATTCGTTGAGGAAGCGATTGAATTGAAGAGGAATCGAAAGTTTAAATGGAAAAATATAG ACAATAACTTCACTCAAGATAACTTTCTTTCGGATGATGACGAAAACGACAGTAACCATGACAACGAAAGCCGAGAGCAAGAGCTTAGAGAGAATGGGGAGAGCCAATGGCGCATGTTGAGGCTGGAGAGGGAGGAATTCCTGAACAGCAAAACCAGTGACCAAGTTATTGA GGACGACAGTGAATCAAGGTTGTTACAAATGGGCAAAGCTGTCATAAAACGACCTCGTGTGTTGTCCGAAATTAACGAAGACTCAAAAG GTACCAAGACACCAACCTTATCACGATCTAACAGTCTAACTACGTCTAAG cTTCCTTCAAGGAATTCCTTTTTGTGCCGGAAACCTGAAATTTTGGAGAAATTTGCTAATTACAAAGAAGCTACTGTTCTTAAGGGAGCCATTAATTCCGATCGGATGGTCTTCAAG GCTCTTTCACCAAGCAACAAGATCAAACATCAGAAAGCGAGAAAAGCTCCGAAGTGTCTTCAGAGTTCAAAGAGGCCTAGGATTGACGAAGACTCTAATAGCGTTTTCGACCTTTTCGATTCGTGA
- the LOC143471018 gene encoding claspin-like isoform X1, translated as MPLIFDVAPLGYETHSVNPTTTTNYHKLTSHVHGTGTTSYYMCKSFKMTLFVDDADHHMESASTTESPTAKKKTKRITRFEESSDDSDHDEGISQDINYSTKGKSPTICPQFSDFESDDDIGGNKVTKSIEKKLRKRLARIAESSDESDDESDFAKTKVLEEEESKNILHDDEDVINKQHQITSSANGLDVLKPKIPETKALVSSVESNSSSSDDEDLNVPCDKQHSFGIVPTCSNHSDVNDDSTDKTSKIQSAESEGNDSDIDSAISESESSDDDSPPLRIFRNKDAAAINSRGYDSGNDLSSDEERDGNEYSTNLPHVNKPRKRPGPSNLEIKSETQRLIRESNLNLPYYVPETKKLSQFLKRPIGFQETLPVCEHKETPTEPSSDEVKLPNIQQSDDLSQEELRDSGIGLNEANTLEKNEDTPNKDEPEAEAFATPAQRKKAKLLASHGITLPTLNAPKAKISPRQRKDFVDLDENVKAETPNTGVSKFMERFLKHSSAQKSASSKKKKVQFNIVRKEERVDGTGVDLVSDVITATEESKEETDDFSGTPSQKYQSFRQKLAEKMKQRRLIERKKREELYQLDNEEIGKVEEEEEELDDDWSDIDSEEEGYEESEEKKVKDLSKNHIIDDEEEEESKGTGNDLEEDDDATQPVPPEATLSNGSTMSKTSQATAKSDILFPHLSSEGSLLLFDDTIKKPNSSNDDDHTYDPLYGSMIPPNQPEISDISDSSKPCKLSYDDDSYFCSERSTNISTNESQSRTDCDSQFLDSDGFIKEPKTSKSLTSLLPVDAEDDNANDCNMSQLLELCSGKFQESGISQTESFSEIAAIDESFGFQIEPAKFISAEPTNFSDEENISDPEDAGITIIRRKKDVTQRMMRNFLEEEAELSGDDVGSDDDCEGNEKDNYYEEEENDEILPREEVMQRQVNKVHLKQLLDEDQRDIELLQEAFVEEAIELKRNRKFKWKNIDNNFTQDNFLSDDDENDSNHDNESREQELRENGESQWRMLRLEREEFLNSKTSDQVIEDDSESRLLQMGKAVIKRPRVLSEINEDSKGTKTPTLSRSNSLTTSKLPSRNSFLCRKPEILEKFANYKEATVLKGAINSDRMVFKALSPSNKIKHQKARKAPKCLQSSKRPRIDEDSNSVFDLFDS; from the exons ATGCCGCTTATCTTTGATGTAGCTCCCTTGGGATATGAGACACACTCAGTAAACcccacaacaacaacaaactatCACAAACTAACGTCACATGTGCACGGAACCGGAACTACTTCTTATTATAT gtgtaaatcttttaaaatgaCATTGTTTGTTGATGATGCTGACCACCATATGGAAAGTGCAAGTACCACAG AGTCACCaactgcaaaaaagaaaacaaaacgcATCACAAGGTTCGAAGAGTCATCAGACGACTCCGATCATGAT GAGGGTATATCACAAGATATAAACTACAGCACAAAAGGCAAAAGCCCCACGATTTGCCCACAGTTTTCTGATTTTGAGTCAGATGATGACATAGGAGGAAATAAAGTTACTAAAA GCATTGAAAAGAAGCTCAGGAAACGCCTAGCTAGAATTGCCGAGTCATCAGATGAATCCGATGATGAAAGTgattttgccaaaacaaaA GTGTTAGAAGAAGAAgaatctaaaaatattttacatgaCGATGAAGATGTGATCAACAAGCAACATCAAATCACATCTTCTGCTAATGGTTTAG AcgttttaaaaccaaaaattccTGAGACAAAGGCACTAGTTTCATCTGTGGAATCTAATAGCAGCTCTAGTGACGATGAAGatttaaat GTGCCATGTGATAAACAACATAGTTTCGGTATAGTTCCCACATGTTCTAACCATTCTGATGTAAACGATGACTCGACAGACAAAACGTCAAAGATCCAATCAG CAGAAAGCGAAGGAAATGATTCAGACATCGATTCTGCTATTTCAGAGAGTG AATCATCAGACGATGACAGTCCTCCATTGAGAATCTTTCGAAACAAAGATGCCGCTGCAATAAATTCTCGTGGCTATGAT AGTGGAAACGATCTGTCCTCTGATGAGGAGAGAGATGGAAACGAATATTCTACTAATCTACCTCATGTTAACAAGCCTCGCAAGCGACCTGGACCGAGTAATTTGGAAATTAAAAGTGAAACACAGCGACTCATAAGAG AATCCAATTTAAATCTTCCCTATTATGTTCCCGAAACAAAGAAGCTTTCCCAATTTTTGAAGCGTCCGATTGGTTTTCAGGAAACTTTGCCAGTTTGT GAGCACAAAGAAACTCCAACTGAGCCATCCTCAGATGAAGTTAAGCTTCCCAACATCCAGCAGTCTGATGATCTTTCTCAAGAGGAGTTGAGAGATTCTGGTATAGGCCTCAACGAAGCCAACACACTTGAGAAGAATGAAGACACTCCAAACAAAGATGAACCGGAAGCAGAGGCTTTTGCTACTCCTGCTCAGAGGAAGAAAGCAAAGCTACTTGCTTCTCATGGGATCACTCTTCCTACTTTAAATGCTCCAAAAGCCAAAATATCACCCAGACAAAGAAAAG ACTTTGTAGACCTGGATGAGAATGTGAAAGCCGAAACACCAAACACAGGAGTTTCGAAGTTCATggaaagatttttaaaacattcttCCGCACAAAAATCAGCTTCGTCAAAGAAGAAGAAAGTTCAATTCAA CATTGTACGTAAAGAAGAGCGTGTGGATGGCACTGGAGTTGATCTTGTGTCTGATGTCATCACGGCGACAGAGGAATCAAAAGAAGAAACAG ATGATTTTTCGGGAACGCCTTCTCAAAAATATCAATCTTTCCGACAGAAGTTGGCTGAGAAAATGAAACAGAGAAGATTGATTGAAAGGAAAAAGAGAGAG GAGTTATACCAACTGGATAACGAGGAAATTGGGAAAGTTgaggaagaagaagaagagctTGATGATGATTGGTCAGACATCGATTCCGAAGAGGAAGGCTATGAAGAGTCGGAagagaagaaagttaaagattTGTCCAAAAATCACATAATAGATGatgaggaggaggaggaatcAAAAGGAACAGGAAATGATCTTGAAGAAGATGATGATGCAACACAGCCAGTACCACCAG AAGCCACTTTGTCAAATGGTAGCACAATGTCAAAAACATCACAAGCCACTGCAAAAAGTGATATTTTATTCCCTCATCTTTCAAGTGAAGGGTCTTTACTCCTGTTTGATGATACCATAAA GAAACCTAATAGTAGTAACGATGATGATCACACATATGACCCATTATATGGTTCAATGATCCCGCCCAATCAACCTGAGATCTCAGATATTTCTGATTCTTCAAAACCATGTAAA CTGAGCTACGACGACGATTCTTATTTCTGTTCTGAACGTTCAACCAATATTTCCACCAATGAATCTCAATCACGAACGGATTGCGACTCCCAGTTCCTTGACTCTGATGGGTTTATAAAAgaaccaaaaacttctaag TCGTTGACTTCTCTTTTGCCCGTTGATGCAGAGGATGACAACGCAAATGACTGCAACATGTCGCAACTGCTCGAACTTTGTTCGGGAAAATTTCAAG aatCTGGAATTAGCCAAACCGAGAGCTTTAGTGAAATTGCCGCCATTGATGAAAGTTTTGGATTTCAAATAGAACCAG CAAAATTTATAAGTGCAGAACCAACCAATTTCTCTGACGAAGAAAATATCAGCGACCCTGAG GATGCTGGCATTACCATCATCAGAAGAAAGAAGGATGTTACTCAAAGAATGATGAGGAATTTTCTTGAAGAGGAAGCCGAATTATCAGGAGATGATGTTGGGAGCGACGATGACTGTGAAGGAAACgaaaaag ATAATTATTATGAAGAAGAGGAGAATGATGAAATTCTTCCTCGGGAAGAAGTCATGCAGAGACAG GTCAACAAAGTTCACCTGAAGCAACTTCTAGACGAAGACCAAAGGGATATCGAATTGTTGCAAGAAGCATTCGTTGAGGAAGCGATTGAATTGAAGAGGAATCGAAAGTTTAAATGGAAAAATATAG ACAATAACTTCACTCAAGATAACTTTCTTTCGGATGATGACGAAAACGACAGTAACCATGACAACGAAAGCCGAGAGCAAGAGCTTAGAGAGAATGGGGAGAGCCAATGGCGCATGTTGAGGCTGGAGAGGGAGGAATTCCTGAACAGCAAAACCAGTGACCAAGTTATTGA GGACGACAGTGAATCAAGGTTGTTACAAATGGGCAAAGCTGTCATAAAACGACCTCGTGTGTTGTCCGAAATTAACGAAGACTCAAAAG GTACCAAGACACCAACCTTATCACGATCTAACAGTCTAACTACGTCTAAG cTTCCTTCAAGGAATTCCTTTTTGTGCCGGAAACCTGAAATTTTGGAGAAATTTGCTAATTACAAAGAAGCTACTGTTCTTAAGGGAGCCATTAATTCCGATCGGATGGTCTTCAAG GCTCTTTCACCAAGCAACAAGATCAAACATCAGAAAGCGAGAAAAGCTCCGAAGTGTCTTCAGAGTTCAAAGAGGCCTAGGATTGACGAAGACTCTAATAGCGTTTTCGACCTTTTCGATTCGTGA
- the LOC143471018 gene encoding claspin-like isoform X2, with translation MPLIFDVAPLGYETHSVNPTTTTNYHKLTSHVHGTGTTSYYMCKSFKMTLFVDDADHHMESASTTESPTAKKKTKRITRFEESSDDSDHDEGISQDINYSTKGKSPTICPQFSDFESDDDIGGNKVTKSIEKKLRKRLARIAESSDESDDESDFAKTKVLEEEESKNILHDDEDVINKQHQITSSANGLDVLKPKIPETKALVSSVESNSSSSDDEDLNVPCDKQHSFGIVPTCSNHSDVNDDSTDKTSKIQSESEGNDSDIDSAISESESSDDDSPPLRIFRNKDAAAINSRGYDSGNDLSSDEERDGNEYSTNLPHVNKPRKRPGPSNLEIKSETQRLIRESNLNLPYYVPETKKLSQFLKRPIGFQETLPVCEHKETPTEPSSDEVKLPNIQQSDDLSQEELRDSGIGLNEANTLEKNEDTPNKDEPEAEAFATPAQRKKAKLLASHGITLPTLNAPKAKISPRQRKDFVDLDENVKAETPNTGVSKFMERFLKHSSAQKSASSKKKKVQFNIVRKEERVDGTGVDLVSDVITATEESKEETDDFSGTPSQKYQSFRQKLAEKMKQRRLIERKKREELYQLDNEEIGKVEEEEEELDDDWSDIDSEEEGYEESEEKKVKDLSKNHIIDDEEEEESKGTGNDLEEDDDATQPVPPEATLSNGSTMSKTSQATAKSDILFPHLSSEGSLLLFDDTIKKPNSSNDDDHTYDPLYGSMIPPNQPEISDISDSSKPCKLSYDDDSYFCSERSTNISTNESQSRTDCDSQFLDSDGFIKEPKTSKSLTSLLPVDAEDDNANDCNMSQLLELCSGKFQESGISQTESFSEIAAIDESFGFQIEPAKFISAEPTNFSDEENISDPEDAGITIIRRKKDVTQRMMRNFLEEEAELSGDDVGSDDDCEGNEKDNYYEEEENDEILPREEVMQRQVNKVHLKQLLDEDQRDIELLQEAFVEEAIELKRNRKFKWKNIDNNFTQDNFLSDDDENDSNHDNESREQELRENGESQWRMLRLEREEFLNSKTSDQVIEDDSESRLLQMGKAVIKRPRVLSEINEDSKGTKTPTLSRSNSLTTSKLPSRNSFLCRKPEILEKFANYKEATVLKGAINSDRMVFKALSPSNKIKHQKARKAPKCLQSSKRPRIDEDSNSVFDLFDS, from the exons ATGCCGCTTATCTTTGATGTAGCTCCCTTGGGATATGAGACACACTCAGTAAACcccacaacaacaacaaactatCACAAACTAACGTCACATGTGCACGGAACCGGAACTACTTCTTATTATAT gtgtaaatcttttaaaatgaCATTGTTTGTTGATGATGCTGACCACCATATGGAAAGTGCAAGTACCACAG AGTCACCaactgcaaaaaagaaaacaaaacgcATCACAAGGTTCGAAGAGTCATCAGACGACTCCGATCATGAT GAGGGTATATCACAAGATATAAACTACAGCACAAAAGGCAAAAGCCCCACGATTTGCCCACAGTTTTCTGATTTTGAGTCAGATGATGACATAGGAGGAAATAAAGTTACTAAAA GCATTGAAAAGAAGCTCAGGAAACGCCTAGCTAGAATTGCCGAGTCATCAGATGAATCCGATGATGAAAGTgattttgccaaaacaaaA GTGTTAGAAGAAGAAgaatctaaaaatattttacatgaCGATGAAGATGTGATCAACAAGCAACATCAAATCACATCTTCTGCTAATGGTTTAG AcgttttaaaaccaaaaattccTGAGACAAAGGCACTAGTTTCATCTGTGGAATCTAATAGCAGCTCTAGTGACGATGAAGatttaaat GTGCCATGTGATAAACAACATAGTTTCGGTATAGTTCCCACATGTTCTAACCATTCTGATGTAAACGATGACTCGACAGACAAAACGTCAAAGATCCAATCAG AAAGCGAAGGAAATGATTCAGACATCGATTCTGCTATTTCAGAGAGTG AATCATCAGACGATGACAGTCCTCCATTGAGAATCTTTCGAAACAAAGATGCCGCTGCAATAAATTCTCGTGGCTATGAT AGTGGAAACGATCTGTCCTCTGATGAGGAGAGAGATGGAAACGAATATTCTACTAATCTACCTCATGTTAACAAGCCTCGCAAGCGACCTGGACCGAGTAATTTGGAAATTAAAAGTGAAACACAGCGACTCATAAGAG AATCCAATTTAAATCTTCCCTATTATGTTCCCGAAACAAAGAAGCTTTCCCAATTTTTGAAGCGTCCGATTGGTTTTCAGGAAACTTTGCCAGTTTGT GAGCACAAAGAAACTCCAACTGAGCCATCCTCAGATGAAGTTAAGCTTCCCAACATCCAGCAGTCTGATGATCTTTCTCAAGAGGAGTTGAGAGATTCTGGTATAGGCCTCAACGAAGCCAACACACTTGAGAAGAATGAAGACACTCCAAACAAAGATGAACCGGAAGCAGAGGCTTTTGCTACTCCTGCTCAGAGGAAGAAAGCAAAGCTACTTGCTTCTCATGGGATCACTCTTCCTACTTTAAATGCTCCAAAAGCCAAAATATCACCCAGACAAAGAAAAG ACTTTGTAGACCTGGATGAGAATGTGAAAGCCGAAACACCAAACACAGGAGTTTCGAAGTTCATggaaagatttttaaaacattcttCCGCACAAAAATCAGCTTCGTCAAAGAAGAAGAAAGTTCAATTCAA CATTGTACGTAAAGAAGAGCGTGTGGATGGCACTGGAGTTGATCTTGTGTCTGATGTCATCACGGCGACAGAGGAATCAAAAGAAGAAACAG ATGATTTTTCGGGAACGCCTTCTCAAAAATATCAATCTTTCCGACAGAAGTTGGCTGAGAAAATGAAACAGAGAAGATTGATTGAAAGGAAAAAGAGAGAG GAGTTATACCAACTGGATAACGAGGAAATTGGGAAAGTTgaggaagaagaagaagagctTGATGATGATTGGTCAGACATCGATTCCGAAGAGGAAGGCTATGAAGAGTCGGAagagaagaaagttaaagattTGTCCAAAAATCACATAATAGATGatgaggaggaggaggaatcAAAAGGAACAGGAAATGATCTTGAAGAAGATGATGATGCAACACAGCCAGTACCACCAG AAGCCACTTTGTCAAATGGTAGCACAATGTCAAAAACATCACAAGCCACTGCAAAAAGTGATATTTTATTCCCTCATCTTTCAAGTGAAGGGTCTTTACTCCTGTTTGATGATACCATAAA GAAACCTAATAGTAGTAACGATGATGATCACACATATGACCCATTATATGGTTCAATGATCCCGCCCAATCAACCTGAGATCTCAGATATTTCTGATTCTTCAAAACCATGTAAA CTGAGCTACGACGACGATTCTTATTTCTGTTCTGAACGTTCAACCAATATTTCCACCAATGAATCTCAATCACGAACGGATTGCGACTCCCAGTTCCTTGACTCTGATGGGTTTATAAAAgaaccaaaaacttctaag TCGTTGACTTCTCTTTTGCCCGTTGATGCAGAGGATGACAACGCAAATGACTGCAACATGTCGCAACTGCTCGAACTTTGTTCGGGAAAATTTCAAG aatCTGGAATTAGCCAAACCGAGAGCTTTAGTGAAATTGCCGCCATTGATGAAAGTTTTGGATTTCAAATAGAACCAG CAAAATTTATAAGTGCAGAACCAACCAATTTCTCTGACGAAGAAAATATCAGCGACCCTGAG GATGCTGGCATTACCATCATCAGAAGAAAGAAGGATGTTACTCAAAGAATGATGAGGAATTTTCTTGAAGAGGAAGCCGAATTATCAGGAGATGATGTTGGGAGCGACGATGACTGTGAAGGAAACgaaaaag ATAATTATTATGAAGAAGAGGAGAATGATGAAATTCTTCCTCGGGAAGAAGTCATGCAGAGACAG GTCAACAAAGTTCACCTGAAGCAACTTCTAGACGAAGACCAAAGGGATATCGAATTGTTGCAAGAAGCATTCGTTGAGGAAGCGATTGAATTGAAGAGGAATCGAAAGTTTAAATGGAAAAATATAG ACAATAACTTCACTCAAGATAACTTTCTTTCGGATGATGACGAAAACGACAGTAACCATGACAACGAAAGCCGAGAGCAAGAGCTTAGAGAGAATGGGGAGAGCCAATGGCGCATGTTGAGGCTGGAGAGGGAGGAATTCCTGAACAGCAAAACCAGTGACCAAGTTATTGA GGACGACAGTGAATCAAGGTTGTTACAAATGGGCAAAGCTGTCATAAAACGACCTCGTGTGTTGTCCGAAATTAACGAAGACTCAAAAG GTACCAAGACACCAACCTTATCACGATCTAACAGTCTAACTACGTCTAAG cTTCCTTCAAGGAATTCCTTTTTGTGCCGGAAACCTGAAATTTTGGAGAAATTTGCTAATTACAAAGAAGCTACTGTTCTTAAGGGAGCCATTAATTCCGATCGGATGGTCTTCAAG GCTCTTTCACCAAGCAACAAGATCAAACATCAGAAAGCGAGAAAAGCTCCGAAGTGTCTTCAGAGTTCAAAGAGGCCTAGGATTGACGAAGACTCTAATAGCGTTTTCGACCTTTTCGATTCGTGA